In Syntrophorhabdaceae bacterium, the genomic stretch ACCTTCTCTTTTAATGTATTCTTCCTTGTCTTGTCGTTAATAAAACCCTTCTCAAACATCTGGTTGATCACGTATTCCTGGCGTATACGGGCGTTACCGGGGTGTTTCTTCGGGGTATATCTTGATGGTGCCTGCACAATTCCCGCGAGAAGGGTCGATTCAGCCCTCGATATTTCTGATACGTGTTTGCCGAAATAGACCTGCGACGCTGCTTCCACACCATATACGCCCTGCCCCATATACACATTATTCAGATAGAGATTGAGGATCTCTTTTTTTGTCAGGGAATTCTCCAGGCGATATGCGAGGATAGCCTCTTTGGCTTTCCTCGCCATGCTCTTTTCAGGCCCCAGTATGAGGGACTTGATGACCTGCTGCGTGATCGTGCTCCCACCCTGGGCGAGCTTCCCATAGGCCACGTTCTTCACGAGGGCCCTGATGATCCCGAGAGGATCCACAGCCCCGTGTTTGAAGAATTCAGCATCTTCCGCTGCCAGAAAGGCGTCCTTCACGTGCTGCGGAATGGCATTGTAGGGGACATAGATGCGCTCGTCAGGCACGAAAAGATACGCGAGCCGGTCATTAGTATCGTAGACGCTGCTTACCGGTTTGTTTTCCAGATGCTTGAGCACGTTCACGGAGGGTATACCGTTTAGAAGGTACCCGATAGTACCGGCCGAAAGAAGTATAAGCGAGCAGATGATGAGCCACGCAAGGTAAACGTAGCGCGGTCTTTTCTTTAGGTTCTTCTTCTTTTTCAAAATACGATAGCGGCCTTCTTCACGTCGTATACACCGGAGACGGTTAGCCTCAGTTCTATGATGGTCGTAAGCGTCAGGTAGGTGATCGTCAAGAATGGGTCCTGGAGCGCGCTTCCTCTATCCTTCATGATATCATTCACCGCGGTTATCCTTTCGGCCACGTCCTTTATCTTCAAATGAGACATGGTAGCACCGATCGGCAAGTCCAATTTATATATCATTTTTCCCTGATCTGCAAGCGCGATGCCTCCACCCATGTCGAGCACGGCGTTCGCCGCTTTCGCCATGTCCTCGTCGTCAAAACCGAGAACGAGCAACCCGTGAGTCTCGTGCGCCACGCTCGTAGCGATACCCCCTATGGATGCGCCTAATCCCCTCACGAATCCCCTGCCCCAGTGTTTTTTGTCCCTTCGCGTATACAGGGCCCCTCTCACGTCATGAGCCTTCTCAGGCAGAAGATACCTTCCGCCATCGAGAACCAGATCGACCCTGCCCGTCACGGTCTTGTCCTTCACATCAATCACGGGAACAGGACCGTCGAATCTGCGCTCAATCCGGAATTCATCAGTTCGGATGTTATCGAAGACGAAAGGGTTATGTTTGTTTCTCATGGCAGGGAAAGGGGTTGATTGAATGAGCAGGTCACCATCCCTCGCGGCAATCCTTCCTTTTTCGATGACAGTGCCCGGCGTAGTGTTAGTAATGTCGTCGAGCAGAAGAATATCGGCTACCCTTCCAGGTGCGATGCTGCCAACCTCTGTGTCCACTTTAAGATAGCGCGCAGGATTCAACGTTGCCATTTTTATCGCATCAATCGGGCTCAGGCCGTTTCCTATTGCCTCCTGAATGATGAAATCCATGTAGCCTTTTTTCAACAGATCATCGGCAAACATGCCGTCTGACACGAGCATCAATGAGTCTTTGGGCAACGTTTTGGCCGCGGTGCACAGTTCTTTCAGGTCACTCCTGATGGAGCCATGCCTGATCATCGTATACAGGCCGAGTCTTACCCTGTTTTTCAAATCATCGATGGTAATAGACTCATGACACGACGTAATACCCGCTGCGACAAGTGCATTCAATTTATCGTAAGAAGCGCCAAGGGTATGACCTTCGACGTTCTTACCCAGTGACCTGGCCATGAGCATCTTTTCAAGTATGCTTTCCTCATGCCTCAAAATCCTGACCCATGAAGAGAGTTCACTCATGGCCACGCATTCCCGATAATTCGAAAAAAGCATACGAATATCGTCCATTGAGAATAGTTCTCCACCCTCTACGTCCGGATAGGGAGGGTAGGTAGCCGGAACACTCCACAGGTATTTCAAGGCGAATCCGTTGCTCACCCCCAATACTTCGACAAAGCCCTTAACGCCTATTGAATCGACCATATCCTGGGAATCGGAAAAAACCGTAGTGGCCCCCCTGGTTACAGCAAACTCCGCGAAGGTGGATGGATTGTAAAAAAGATCCGCGTGACCGTGACCGTCCACATAACCCGGCACGGCGAGCTTTTGCCCGCCCTCTATCACCGCGGTTTGATTTCCAGTCCGAGGCTTTTTCTCGCCTACGTAGGCTATCCAGTGTTTGTATACCCAGATGCAACCCTTGAAAATATTACCACTGAAAACATCGAGAATGTCTACGTCTTTTACGAAAAGATCGGGCGCCACCTCACCCAGTGAAACCTGTACTAGTCTTTTCAAATCCTCAAGGGTCTTCTCTATCATACTCGTCCTGGGTCGCTTAACAGAAGTGATTATACGCGAAGACGGTCTGACTTGCAATTCCGGCCGGGAAGACCGGGCATTTTGGCAGTGCCAACGTGCAAGCGGTTCTTGTGCCCTCTTCCTTGAATGCAAATAACAGGGAGAATTTTGGAAGGCGCTCGTATCTTCATGATCGCAAGGGGGGTCTACCCCCTTGCGATCGGCAATCCTTCTTTGGTCTTACCTACCCAACCTTGAGAATTAACGCAGCTGCCGTGTCACCCGCAGCGCACCCCGTGACCAGGCCGTATCCGCCGCCCAGGATCACGAGTTCTTCGATGAGCTCGCATACGGCGCGACCGATGGTCGGGCCCTGCGGATGGCCGTAGATCAGCGACGATCCATTGTTGTTCATCTTCATGAGGTCGTAACCGGTCTTTTTGGCGAAGGCAACGTCGTTTACCGCAAACGGGTTATGGGTCTTCACCGCTTTTATGTCGCTGATCTTTAACTCCGCATTGGCGAGGGCCATTTCTGAGGCGGGGATCGGCGCGGATGGCATAAACATTGGCTTGACCCGGGCAAAACCGTAAGAAACGATCTGTATTTCAGTTTTAGGGTCTGTGCTCACCTCTTTGGCCTTGTCCCGGGTAGTCACGATAATACCGCAATTGCCATCAGCAGGGAATGTTTGCGCGCCGAAGCTTAAGACCCCGCCGGCCACAACGGGTTTTAGTTTTGCAAGCCCTTCTGCCGTTGTCGGGGTCCATCCTTCATCTTCTTCCAGGAGCTTTTTCTTCTTCTTGGTCACAGTGACCTCAGGTGCAAACATGTAGCGTTTCTGGAACGCCCTATCATTGCTTAAGGCTTGCTGATATTGCTCGAAACGCCTGAGTACTGCGACATCGCATTCCTCTTTGGTAATACCCATCTCCGCCGCCACGTTCTCGGCGGTCTGCACCATAGCAGCACGATGACGGGGAGTTCCGCTGAAGTTGTCCATGTTCCAGTCCTCTCTCTCCGGCTGTCCTCCGGGTCCCAACGGATCAGCCCATGTCGTGTGCGGCCCGTTGGAGCATCGGTCGGCCATGAGTCCGAACGCCATATCGTAAACGCCGAGTTCCAGATCCTTGGCCGCGAGATTGAGAATCGTGGTGGATGTGGAGCAAGCCTGATTGACAAAGAGGCCCGGGACAAATTTCTTGTCGTCTGTCAGCATGGCCCCGGCCCAGTTGTGAGCGCAGAACCAGTGGTTTTGGGCAACAGTGCTCCCTACAAACAGGTAGTCGATAGCCACAGGGTCCCTCTTCAGCTTCTCTAAAAACCATCTTCTCGCAGTGTTTGCCCCCAGTTCAATCGCATTGTCGTACTGCATGCCGCCCTGCCAGCGACTGAACGGCGTGGAGTAGTAACCTCCGTATGGTATGTACGCCTTTGTGTAACGCTTCATATCATCTCCTCCTTTGTTTTATTCTCGTTATGCTTTAACCCCCATGGCCGACACCCACTACTGCTTCTGATAGGTGCCCTGTCCATGCGATGGTCATGTTCCGAAAGGTCCGCCCTATTAGACTCATCCGGACTGGACGGCGCGGAATAAACATATCCCCGTCAACCCTCGACCCGTTTCTTAATGTCTTCCCGCAATGCCTTCTTGTCCACCTTTCCTACCTTGGTCACAGGCAACTCGTCCAAGAACTCTATCCTCTCAGGGAGTTGCTGTACCGATGCGCCCTTTGCTTTGAGGAAAGCGATGATCTCATCGCTTGAGAGCGCAGCGCCTGCCCTTAAGGTCACGTACGCGCAGATCCTTTCTCCGAGGACCGGATCGGGCATACCCACGACCGCAGCGTCGCGGATACCGGGATGGTCACACATCCTGTTTTCTATGTCGAGCGCGCTGATCTTCTCGCCTCCGCGGTTAATAATATCCTTGATCCTGCCCGTTATGGTGATATTTCCGAAGCGGTCTTTTCGCGCCTTGTCTCCTGTTTTGAAAAATCCCTGAGGCGTGAAGATCTCCCGGTTCTCTTCTTCTGACGCGAAATATCCCGTGAACACGCCCGGACCTTTGGATACCAATTCCCCCTCAACGCCGAAAGGTACTTCGCTCCCCGCTTCATCGATAACCTTGATACTGTCATATGGACAGGCGGGTCTGCCGACGCTGTTGCAGATAACATCCATAGGATCATCAGGTCTCGTGCACATGTTCGTGCCCTCGGAAGAGCCGAAGCCGTTAATGAAAACGCACTTGAGTCTCTCATAAACCCTACGGACAAGCTCAGGTGTACTGGGAGCCCCTCCGATCGATATCTTCTTGAGAGAAGTCAGGTCATACTTCTCGAGACCTTCCATGTTGAGGATCCTTGTGATAAGGGCGGGGACCGAAGGGATGGCCGTGACTCTTTCCTTCTCTATGCGCTCGCAGAGGTCCTCGGGACGGGTCGAATCGATAAGCACGAGCTTCGCACAGTTAAAGAAAGCAGCCCCGATACCCCAATGCATTGCCATGCTGTGTCCTACCGGCGTGGCCACGAGAATCGTGTCGTCGCTCGTAATTTCCCAGGCCCTTGAATGATACTCCACATTGGTGATGTAAGAGTTATGCGTCCTGACGCTCGCTTTGGGAAGACCGGTCGTGCCGCCTGTCGGCATTATATGAGAAACCTCGTCTGGATCCGGCCGCCTGTCCTTAAGTACTTGCAGGCTCTCCGCCGTCACTTCGGCTTTTTCTATCATCTCGGTCAGGCTCAAATACCTCTCGTTTCTTCCGTCTCGTAATTGGATAATGTGCCGGAGCTGGCCATTCTCTTTTAGTACATCGTCGATCACGGGTTGATAATCCATCTTGCCGTACCGACCCGGAAGCACCCAGGCCACCGGTTTTGTTAAGGCACACATGTGATTGACTTCGGACTGGTTGTGTCTTGGGATAAGCAGGACTGTCAGAGCGCCGATCTTCTGCATAGCAAAGAACGCCAGAACATATTCATGCCAGTTGGGAAACTGCAAAAGAACCCAATCGAGCGGCTTGACACCAAGATTAATAAGGCT encodes the following:
- a CDS encoding adenine deaminase C-terminal domain-containing protein, with amino-acid sequence MIEKTLEDLKRLVQVSLGEVAPDLFVKDVDILDVFSGNIFKGCIWVYKHWIAYVGEKKPRTGNQTAVIEGGQKLAVPGYVDGHGHADLFYNPSTFAEFAVTRGATTVFSDSQDMVDSIGVKGFVEVLGVSNGFALKYLWSVPATYPPYPDVEGGELFSMDDIRMLFSNYRECVAMSELSSWVRILRHEESILEKMLMARSLGKNVEGHTLGASYDKLNALVAAGITSCHESITIDDLKNRVRLGLYTMIRHGSIRSDLKELCTAAKTLPKDSLMLVSDGMFADDLLKKGYMDFIIQEAIGNGLSPIDAIKMATLNPARYLKVDTEVGSIAPGRVADILLLDDITNTTPGTVIEKGRIAARDGDLLIQSTPFPAMRNKHNPFVFDNIRTDEFRIERRFDGPVPVIDVKDKTVTGRVDLVLDGGRYLLPEKAHDVRGALYTRRDKKHWGRGFVRGLGASIGGIATSVAHETHGLLVLGFDDEDMAKAANAVLDMGGGIALADQGKMIYKLDLPIGATMSHLKIKDVAERITAVNDIMKDRGSALQDPFLTITYLTLTTIIELRLTVSGVYDVKKAAIVF
- a CDS encoding thiolase family protein, translated to MKRYTKAYIPYGGYYSTPFSRWQGGMQYDNAIELGANTARRWFLEKLKRDPVAIDYLFVGSTVAQNHWFCAHNWAGAMLTDDKKFVPGLFVNQACSTSTTILNLAAKDLELGVYDMAFGLMADRCSNGPHTTWADPLGPGGQPEREDWNMDNFSGTPRHRAAMVQTAENVAAEMGITKEECDVAVLRRFEQYQQALSNDRAFQKRYMFAPEVTVTKKKKKLLEEDEGWTPTTAEGLAKLKPVVAGGVLSFGAQTFPADGNCGIIVTTRDKAKEVSTDPKTEIQIVSYGFARVKPMFMPSAPIPASEMALANAELKISDIKAVKTHNPFAVNDVAFAKKTGYDLMKMNNNGSSLIYGHPQGPTIGRAVCELIEELVILGGGYGLVTGCAAGDTAAALILKVG
- a CDS encoding AMP-binding protein → MAIKGFTDYAKEDREKYNRMRWWLGMTWGDIFDKATDLYPGKIGLVDDTGSWTYGELRDKVDRLAVSLINLGVKPLDWVLLQFPNWHEYVLAFFAMQKIGALTVLLIPRHNQSEVNHMCALTKPVAWVLPGRYGKMDYQPVIDDVLKENGQLRHIIQLRDGRNERYLSLTEMIEKAEVTAESLQVLKDRRPDPDEVSHIMPTGGTTGLPKASVRTHNSYITNVEYHSRAWEITSDDTILVATPVGHSMAMHWGIGAAFFNCAKLVLIDSTRPEDLCERIEKERVTAIPSVPALITRILNMEGLEKYDLTSLKKISIGGAPSTPELVRRVYERLKCVFINGFGSSEGTNMCTRPDDPMDVICNSVGRPACPYDSIKVIDEAGSEVPFGVEGELVSKGPGVFTGYFASEEENREIFTPQGFFKTGDKARKDRFGNITITGRIKDIINRGGEKISALDIENRMCDHPGIRDAAVVGMPDPVLGERICAYVTLRAGAALSSDEIIAFLKAKGASVQQLPERIEFLDELPVTKVGKVDKKALREDIKKRVEG